A genomic window from Flavobacterium johnsoniae includes:
- a CDS encoding 4Fe-4S dicluster domain-containing protein has product MAIIITDECINCGACEPECPNTAIYEGADDWRYKDGTSLSGKIVLPDGTEVDADDAQTPISDEIYYIVPGKCTECKGFHDEPQCAAVCPVDCCVPDDNHVEDEETLLERQSFLHGE; this is encoded by the coding sequence ATGGCAATTATTATAACTGACGAATGCATCAACTGTGGGGCTTGCGAACCAGAGTGCCCAAATACAGCAATATATGAAGGAGCAGATGATTGGAGATATAAAGACGGAACAAGTCTTTCTGGAAAAATAGTTTTACCTGACGGAACTGAAGTGGATGCAGATGATGCACAAACTCCAATTTCTGATGAAATCTATTATATTGTACCAGGAAAATGTACCGAATGTAAAGGTTTCCACGATGAACCACAATGTGCTGCCGTTTGTCCAGTTGACTGCTGTGTGCCAGACGATAATCACGTTGAAGACGAAGAAACATTATTAGAAAGACAATCTTTCCTACACGGAGAGTAA
- a CDS encoding TonB-dependent receptor → MKKIALLLFLLNSAFLFAQKEVSGFVKDKTGAPLPGVNILEKGTNNGVSTDFEGSYRIKVKEGATLIFSYVGFSTLEKVVSGDKIDVTLADGEGQVLNDVVVVGSRNAKRTVVNSAVPIDVINVKDVTTQSGKIEINQLLQYVAPSFNANKQSGSDGADHVDPASLRGMGPDQTLVLINGKRRHQSSLINLFGTRGRGNTGTDLNAIPAASIKRIEILRDGASAQYGSDAIAGVINIVTNDNVDELTSSITYGAFNTHAKGDFLPGTPNTKGYRLDKNGNGNSYGKDQDFDGGSVRVAANYGTKIGTKGGYVNITGEFLNKNKTLRPAYDFRKGFGDAEMQGVNLFANLAIPIADKTEFYAFGGSNFRDTDAYAFTRNDGERVVESVYPGGYTPRITSKINDNSVAAGIRTETSGGWKFDLSNTFGKNKFKYDIKGTINASLEENSPHEFDAGGHSLLQNTTNFDVSKNYGDVLSGLNIAFGTEFRVEKFEIFAGEEGSYTTYDTNGQPITDPTTQSAPIDPISGEPRPGSSQGFPGYSRANEVNKDRTNFSLYADAELDVTEALMFSGAVRFENYSDFGSTVNGKLASRLKITDHINARGSISTGFRAPSLAQIYYNLRFTNFNASGATEVLLAPNDSPVTRAFGIQKLNEEKAVNASLGFTASFGDFTATIDGYYIQVKDRIVLTGYFDASALNLGVSEAQFFANGVDTSTHGLDIVFSWKKKYDFGQFGATLVGNINDMKIDKVKNGNLDESIFFGKREKAFLLASAPDNKFGLNLTYAKNKFDAGLAFTRFSKVVLVDYADEDDVYNPRLITDLTVGYQFTKSLKLTLGSNNLFNVYPTKQDEQGNTEAGGYWDAVQMGFSGAYYYARLGFNF, encoded by the coding sequence ATGAAAAAGATTGCATTATTACTATTTCTGCTGAATTCAGCATTTCTTTTTGCACAGAAAGAAGTTTCGGGTTTTGTAAAAGACAAAACTGGTGCGCCGCTTCCTGGTGTTAATATTTTAGAAAAAGGAACCAACAATGGCGTTTCTACTGATTTTGAGGGCAGTTACAGAATAAAAGTAAAAGAAGGCGCAACATTAATTTTTAGCTACGTTGGTTTTTCAACATTAGAAAAAGTAGTTTCTGGAGATAAAATAGACGTTACTTTAGCTGATGGAGAGGGTCAGGTTTTAAATGATGTTGTGGTCGTTGGTTCCAGAAATGCTAAGAGAACAGTTGTAAATTCTGCTGTTCCAATCGATGTTATTAATGTGAAAGATGTTACAACGCAAAGTGGAAAAATAGAAATTAATCAACTTTTACAATATGTTGCCCCATCTTTTAATGCCAACAAACAATCTGGTTCTGACGGTGCCGATCACGTTGATCCTGCTTCTTTAAGAGGTATGGGGCCAGATCAGACTTTAGTTTTAATTAACGGAAAAAGAAGACATCAATCTTCATTAATCAATTTATTCGGAACGCGCGGACGCGGAAATACAGGAACCGATTTAAATGCAATTCCTGCCGCATCTATTAAAAGAATTGAAATTTTACGTGATGGCGCTTCTGCTCAATACGGTTCAGATGCTATTGCGGGAGTCATTAATATTGTGACAAATGACAATGTAGACGAACTTACTAGTTCTATTACTTACGGTGCTTTTAATACGCATGCAAAAGGCGATTTTCTGCCTGGAACTCCAAACACAAAAGGTTATAGATTAGATAAAAACGGAAATGGAAATTCATACGGAAAAGATCAAGATTTTGATGGAGGTTCTGTAAGAGTTGCCGCAAACTACGGAACTAAAATTGGAACTAAAGGTGGTTACGTAAACATTACAGGAGAATTTTTAAACAAAAACAAAACCTTAAGACCTGCTTACGATTTTAGAAAAGGTTTTGGCGATGCCGAAATGCAGGGCGTAAATCTGTTTGCAAATCTTGCAATTCCAATTGCTGATAAAACTGAATTTTATGCTTTTGGAGGAAGTAATTTCAGAGATACAGATGCTTACGCTTTTACTAGAAATGACGGTGAAAGAGTTGTAGAATCTGTTTATCCGGGAGGTTATACACCAAGAATTACTTCTAAAATAAATGATAATTCGGTTGCTGCGGGAATTAGAACAGAAACTTCTGGCGGATGGAAATTTGACTTGAGTAATACATTTGGCAAAAATAAGTTCAAATATGACATTAAAGGAACGATAAATGCTTCCCTTGAAGAAAATTCACCACATGAATTCGATGCTGGAGGTCACAGTTTACTTCAAAACACCACTAATTTTGATGTTTCTAAAAATTATGGAGATGTTTTAAGCGGCTTAAATATTGCTTTTGGTACAGAATTTAGAGTAGAAAAATTTGAAATTTTTGCTGGTGAAGAAGGTTCATATACAACTTACGACACCAACGGACAACCAATTACAGACCCAACAACGCAAAGCGCTCCAATTGATCCTATTTCTGGAGAACCTAGACCTGGAAGTTCGCAAGGTTTTCCAGGATATAGTCGAGCCAATGAAGTCAATAAAGATCGTACCAACTTTTCTCTTTATGCTGATGCCGAATTAGACGTTACAGAAGCTTTAATGTTTAGCGGTGCTGTTCGTTTTGAAAATTACAGTGATTTCGGAAGTACTGTAAACGGAAAATTAGCTTCGAGACTTAAAATTACAGACCATATTAACGCAAGAGGATCTATTAGTACAGGTTTTCGTGCTCCTTCGTTAGCACAAATTTATTATAATTTGCGCTTTACAAACTTTAATGCAAGCGGCGCAACAGAAGTATTATTGGCTCCAAATGATAGTCCAGTTACAAGAGCTTTCGGAATTCAGAAATTAAACGAAGAAAAAGCCGTAAATGCATCTTTAGGTTTTACAGCTTCGTTTGGAGATTTCACCGCAACAATTGATGGTTATTATATTCAGGTAAAAGACCGTATTGTTTTAACAGGTTATTTTGATGCAAGTGCATTAAACCTTGGCGTTTCTGAAGCTCAATTTTTTGCCAACGGAGTTGATACAAGTACACATGGTTTGGATATTGTTTTTTCTTGGAAGAAAAAATATGATTTTGGTCAATTTGGCGCAACTTTGGTTGGAAACATTAACGATATGAAAATTGATAAGGTAAAAAACGGCAACCTTGACGAATCAATTTTCTTTGGAAAACGAGAAAAAGCGTTCCTGCTAGCTTCAGCTCCAGACAATAAATTTGGTTTAAATCTAACTTATGCAAAAAACAAATTTGATGCGGGATTAGCTTTTACACGTTTCAGCAAAGTGGTTTTGGTTGATTACGCAGACGAAGATGATGTTTACAATCCGAGATTGATTACCGATTTAACTGTTGGATATCAATTTACAAAAAGCTTAAAATTAACGCTTGGAAGTAATAACTTATTTAATGTATATCCAACCAAACAAGACGAACAAGGAAACACAGAAGCTGGAGGTTATTGGGATGCCGTACAAATGGGATTCAGCGGAGCTTATTACTATGCAAGACTTGGATTTAATTTTTAG
- the ychF gene encoding redox-regulated ATPase YchF, with protein MKAGIVGLPNVGKSTLFNCLSNAKAQSANFPFCTIEPNIGVVNVPDPRINKLEELVKPERVQMATVDIVDIAGLVKGASKGEGLGNQFLGNIRECNAIIHVLRCFDNDNIVHVDGNVNPIRDKETIDIELQLKDLETIEKRLEKVKRAAKTGNKEAQTEEALLNRIREALLQAKSARTIIPQSNDEEVLMEGFQLITAKPVLYVCNVDESSAVNGNKYVDQVRELVKDEDAEVIILSVGAEADITELESYEERQVFLEDMGLTEPGASVLIRAAYKLLKQQTYFTAGVKEVRAWTINIGATAPQAAGVIHTDFEKGFIRAEVISYEDYVQYGSEAKAKEAGKFKVEGKEYVVKDGDVMHFRFNV; from the coding sequence ATGAAAGCAGGAATTGTAGGATTACCAAATGTTGGAAAATCAACATTATTTAATTGTTTATCTAATGCAAAAGCGCAAAGTGCAAACTTTCCTTTTTGTACAATCGAACCAAATATTGGTGTTGTAAACGTTCCAGATCCAAGAATCAATAAATTGGAAGAATTGGTAAAACCAGAGCGCGTTCAAATGGCAACTGTAGATATCGTAGATATTGCAGGTTTAGTAAAAGGAGCTAGTAAAGGTGAAGGTCTTGGAAACCAGTTCTTAGGAAACATTAGAGAGTGTAATGCTATTATTCACGTTTTGCGTTGTTTTGATAATGATAATATTGTACACGTAGACGGAAACGTTAATCCAATTCGTGATAAAGAAACGATTGATATCGAATTGCAGTTAAAAGATTTAGAAACAATCGAAAAGCGTTTAGAAAAAGTAAAACGTGCTGCAAAAACTGGAAATAAAGAAGCTCAAACTGAAGAAGCTTTATTAAACAGAATTAGAGAAGCTCTTTTGCAAGCAAAATCTGCAAGAACAATTATTCCTCAAAGCAACGATGAAGAAGTTTTGATGGAAGGTTTCCAATTAATTACTGCAAAACCAGTTTTATACGTTTGTAATGTTGACGAAAGTTCTGCTGTAAACGGAAACAAATATGTTGATCAAGTTCGTGAATTAGTAAAAGACGAAGATGCTGAAGTAATTATTCTTTCAGTAGGGGCTGAAGCTGATATTACAGAATTAGAAAGCTATGAAGAGCGTCAAGTTTTCCTTGAAGATATGGGATTAACTGAGCCAGGAGCTTCTGTTTTAATTCGTGCAGCTTACAAATTATTAAAACAACAAACTTACTTTACAGCTGGTGTAAAAGAAGTTCGCGCTTGGACAATCAATATTGGAGCAACTGCACCACAAGCGGCAGGAGTTATCCATACTGATTTTGAAAAAGGATTTATTCGTGCAGAGGTAATTTCATACGAAGATTACGTTCAATACGGTTCTGAAGCAAAAGCAAAAGAGGCTGGAAAATTTAAAGTTGAAGGAAAAGAATATGTTGTAAAAGATGGTGATGTAATGCACTTCCGTTTCAACGTTTAG
- a CDS encoding TIGR02117 family protein: MLKKSFKFLGWTLFGIFSFIALYVSSVLIISKITVNSDIEKVEEQNAIPIYILSNGVHTDIVVPIKNEIKDWRNEIQFNQTQSKDSLMNYIAFGWGDKGFYLDTPEWSDLKASTALKAAFGVSSSAMHTTFFKQLREGEDCKRILVSKDNYQKLVNYISNSFRDPIHPEWIEGHSYGKKDAFYEAKGSYSLFYTCNTWANSALKAANQKASLWTVYDKGIFYHYK, encoded by the coding sequence ATGCTAAAAAAATCTTTCAAATTTCTGGGCTGGACACTGTTCGGAATTTTCAGTTTTATTGCTTTGTATGTTTCTTCTGTTTTAATTATTTCTAAAATTACAGTTAACTCAGATATTGAAAAAGTCGAGGAACAAAATGCAATTCCTATTTATATTTTATCCAATGGAGTTCATACCGATATTGTAGTTCCGATAAAAAATGAAATCAAAGATTGGCGAAATGAAATTCAATTCAATCAAACTCAATCAAAAGATTCGTTAATGAATTACATTGCTTTTGGTTGGGGCGATAAAGGATTTTATTTAGACACACCAGAATGGTCAGACTTAAAAGCAAGTACAGCATTAAAAGCGGCTTTTGGAGTCAGTTCATCGGCTATGCATACTACATTTTTTAAACAATTGAGAGAAGGAGAAGATTGCAAACGCATTTTGGTTTCTAAAGATAACTATCAAAAATTAGTCAATTATATTTCAAATAGTTTTCGTGATCCAATTCATCCAGAATGGATTGAAGGTCACAGTTATGGAAAAAAAGATGCTTTTTATGAAGCAAAAGGAAGTTATAGCCTTTTTTATACTTGCAATACTTGGGCAAATAGTGCGTTGAAAGCTGCAAATCAAAAAGCAAGTTTGTGGACCGTTTATGATAAAGGCATTTTTTATCATTATAAATAA
- a CDS encoding YihY/virulence factor BrkB family protein yields the protein MKIKNIFSKTWFLLKNTFLEFNDDNAIKLSAALAYYTIFALPPLLIIIITICGFFFGEEAVTGELYGQINGLVGNGAATQIQEAIKNVQLSGDNVFATVFGVVMLLIGASGVFAEIQSSINFIWGLRAKPDKGIKKFIQNRLMSFSMIASVGFLMLVSLFISTTLDLLSARLKVYFPESTVYLFYIVNVVIVLASITLLFAIIFRTLPDGKIKWKDAFIGSGVTAILFMIGKFAIGFYLGSSTVASVYGAAGSVIIILVWVYYSAIILYFGAEFTKVYAKSYGGKIYPNEYSVEIAKEIYEIDTPKKEPIEEKLLNEKP from the coding sequence ATGAAAATCAAAAATATATTCTCCAAAACTTGGTTTCTCTTAAAGAATACCTTTTTAGAATTTAATGATGATAATGCGATTAAACTTAGTGCTGCATTAGCGTACTATACCATATTTGCATTACCGCCTTTATTGATTATTATTATCACAATTTGTGGTTTCTTTTTTGGAGAAGAAGCTGTAACGGGCGAGTTGTACGGACAAATTAATGGTTTGGTAGGAAATGGCGCCGCAACTCAAATTCAAGAAGCTATTAAAAATGTGCAATTGTCTGGAGATAATGTATTTGCAACCGTATTTGGCGTTGTGATGCTATTAATTGGAGCATCGGGAGTTTTTGCCGAAATACAAAGTTCGATTAATTTTATTTGGGGACTTCGAGCAAAACCTGATAAAGGAATTAAGAAATTTATTCAAAACCGCTTAATGTCATTTTCGATGATTGCTTCGGTTGGGTTTTTAATGTTAGTCAGTTTATTTATAAGTACCACTTTAGATTTACTTAGCGCACGCTTAAAAGTGTATTTTCCAGAGAGTACAGTTTACTTATTTTACATAGTGAATGTCGTAATAGTTCTAGCCAGTATTACACTTCTTTTTGCTATTATTTTTAGAACATTGCCAGACGGAAAAATAAAATGGAAAGATGCTTTTATAGGATCTGGAGTTACTGCAATCCTTTTTATGATTGGTAAATTTGCAATTGGTTTTTATTTAGGAAGTTCAACAGTTGCTTCAGTTTACGGTGCGGCAGGCTCTGTTATTATTATTTTGGTTTGGGTTTATTATTCGGCAATTATTCTGTATTTTGGAGCAGAATTTACGAAGGTCTATGCGAAATCTTACGGAGGAAAAATCTATCCTAACGAATATTCAGTAGAAATTGCAAAAGAGATTTACGAAATTGATACACCAAAAAAAGAACCAATAGAAGAAAAATTATTAAACGAAAAACCATGA
- a CDS encoding NADPH-dependent FMN reductase, translating to MKIVAFGGSNSKQSINKHLATYASSLFENAEVEVLDLNDFAMPVFSVDLEKEVGQHEIAKAFLGKLKEADILVVSMAENNGNYSVAFKNVFDWSSRIEKDVFQHKPMLLLATSPGGRGGSSVLGIAQNLFPRYGAEIKGSFSLPAFGSNFDLQENKISNPELDQELKDIIKSNF from the coding sequence ATGAAAATAGTAGCCTTTGGAGGAAGTAACAGCAAGCAGTCTATCAATAAACATTTAGCAACTTACGCGTCTAGTTTGTTCGAAAATGCTGAAGTTGAAGTTTTAGATCTTAACGATTTTGCAATGCCTGTATTTAGTGTCGATCTTGAAAAAGAAGTCGGACAGCATGAAATTGCAAAAGCTTTTTTAGGTAAACTTAAAGAAGCAGATATTTTAGTGGTTTCAATGGCAGAAAACAATGGAAATTATTCTGTGGCTTTCAAAAATGTTTTCGATTGGAGTTCTCGAATCGAAAAAGACGTTTTTCAGCATAAACCAATGTTATTATTGGCGACTTCTCCCGGAGGAAGAGGAGGTTCTTCTGTTTTAGGAATTGCACAAAATCTTTTTCCTCGATATGGTGCAGAAATTAAGGGAAGTTTCTCATTACCAGCATTTGGCTCGAATTTTGATTTACAAGAAAATAAAATCTCTAATCCTGAATTAGATCAAGAACTGAAAGATATTATTAAATCAAATTTTTAA
- a CDS encoding transglutaminase domain-containing protein has translation MPQKKIALIILLLNIIFINFTFAQKISDVDKIVAKYPKSFNSTEKLAERIEKDFDSDAERARAIYSWIAFNVKYDYNAYLNPPRTQGFSYSSEAEKQRKLKQINDNLIQKAFKSQKAVCEGFTALYQDLAQQVGLKCEIIRGDSKVSVRDIGRKTTSSNHAWNMVLIDKKWRLIDVTWGQGYYDSSKGRMVSDFNPIYFDTDPDYFFAKHFPDSGTFLGNRLSKSDFLNGPLIYNTTIEKDYKIKSPDSGIIEARNGDKITVEIKNVSKSNQVFYLNKRNQPVKVQNPKEKRGGLEFQIFIDSNIGDYITVFVDGNSVVSFKIV, from the coding sequence ATGCCACAAAAAAAGATTGCCCTTATTATCCTTTTATTAAATATTATTTTCATCAATTTTACCTTTGCTCAAAAGATTAGCGATGTAGATAAAATTGTTGCCAAATATCCTAAAAGCTTTAATTCAACCGAAAAACTGGCGGAAAGAATCGAAAAAGATTTTGATTCAGATGCTGAGCGCGCTCGTGCCATTTACAGTTGGATTGCCTTCAATGTAAAGTACGATTATAATGCCTATCTTAATCCGCCTAGAACACAAGGTTTTAGTTATTCTTCTGAAGCTGAAAAACAAAGAAAACTAAAACAGATAAACGATAATTTAATTCAAAAAGCATTTAAATCTCAAAAAGCAGTTTGCGAAGGATTTACGGCATTGTATCAAGATTTAGCGCAACAAGTCGGATTAAAATGCGAAATAATTCGAGGTGATTCTAAAGTTTCCGTAAGAGATATTGGTCGAAAAACTACTTCCTCGAATCATGCTTGGAATATGGTATTGATTGATAAAAAATGGCGCTTAATTGATGTAACTTGGGGACAAGGATATTATGACAGTAGTAAAGGAAGAATGGTCAGCGATTTTAATCCAATTTATTTTGATACAGATCCGGATTACTTTTTTGCAAAACACTTCCCAGATTCTGGAACTTTTTTAGGTAATAGATTAAGTAAAAGTGATTTTCTAAATGGTCCTTTAATCTACAATACAACAATCGAAAAAGATTATAAAATTAAATCGCCAGATTCTGGAATAATAGAAGCCAGAAATGGAGATAAAATTACTGTTGAAATCAAAAATGTTTCAAAATCGAATCAGGTTTTTTATTTAAATAAAAGAAATCAACCTGTTAAAGTTCAAAATCCAAAAGAAAAACGAGGAGGTTTAGAATTTCAGATTTTTATAGATAGTAATATAGGTGATTACATTACGGTTTTTGTAGATGGAAATAGTGTTGTTTCTTTTAAAATAGTTTAA
- the pncB gene encoding nicotinate phosphoribosyltransferase has product MEATFLKSILDNDFYKFTMQHAVIKLFPKAKVRYGFINRGKHVFPEGFADLLRNSVDALADLRLTKEEKNYLAHYCPYLDPTYLDFLQGYSFDPSEVQISQEGSEIKVTVEGFWYRTILWEVPLMALISELFYKSNHLIRLNDEAIKELTKEKIDNYNKLGVSILEFGTRRRHSYEVHNLINETLRSYGGNSFIGTSNVHFAMVNNRRPLGTHAHEWFMFHAAQYGFQVANFISLENWTKVYGGDLGIALTDTYTTEIFFNQFDKKYSKLFDGVRHDSGDPIEFAQKVIAHYNKMGIDPKSKAIVFSDSLNYDKVKKIADFCQDKIKMSFGIGTNFTNDVGLPAMNMVIKLTDTKPDNIHWQGVVKLSDEKNKNTGTPEMIALAKQVLGIK; this is encoded by the coding sequence ATGGAAGCGACTTTTCTGAAATCGATACTAGATAATGATTTCTATAAATTTACAATGCAGCATGCTGTAATCAAGCTTTTTCCGAAAGCAAAAGTTCGTTACGGATTTATAAATCGTGGTAAACATGTTTTTCCAGAAGGTTTTGCCGATTTACTTCGAAATTCGGTAGATGCATTGGCTGATCTTCGTTTAACAAAAGAAGAAAAAAATTATCTAGCGCATTATTGTCCTTATTTAGATCCGACATATCTAGATTTTTTGCAAGGATATAGTTTTGATCCGTCTGAAGTTCAGATTAGTCAAGAAGGTTCAGAAATTAAAGTAACAGTTGAAGGTTTTTGGTACAGAACCATTTTATGGGAAGTTCCATTAATGGCACTTATTTCAGAGCTTTTTTATAAATCAAATCATTTAATTCGTTTAAATGATGAAGCCATAAAAGAACTGACAAAAGAAAAAATCGATAATTACAATAAACTCGGAGTTTCAATTTTAGAATTTGGAACTAGAAGACGCCATTCTTACGAAGTTCATAATCTAATAAACGAAACTTTAAGATCCTATGGCGGAAACAGTTTTATTGGAACCAGTAATGTGCATTTTGCAATGGTTAATAACAGAAGGCCTTTGGGAACTCACGCTCACGAATGGTTTATGTTTCATGCCGCTCAATATGGTTTTCAAGTTGCAAATTTTATAAGTCTCGAAAACTGGACAAAAGTTTATGGCGGAGATCTCGGAATCGCGTTAACTGATACTTACACTACAGAAATATTCTTCAATCAATTTGATAAAAAATATTCTAAGCTTTTTGATGGCGTTCGACATGACAGCGGCGATCCGATTGAGTTTGCCCAAAAAGTAATTGCTCATTATAATAAAATGGGAATTGATCCAAAATCTAAAGCCATCGTTTTTTCGGATTCTTTGAATTACGATAAAGTAAAAAAGATTGCAGATTTCTGTCAAGACAAAATAAAAATGTCATTCGGAATTGGAACAAATTTTACCAACGATGTAGGCCTTCCTGCTATGAATATGGTAATAAAACTAACCGACACAAAGCCCGATAATATACATTGGCAAGGTGTTGTAAAACTTTCTGATGAAAAAAATAAAAATACAGGAACGCCCGAAATGATTGCTTTGGCAAAACAAGTGCTAGGAATCAAATAG
- a CDS encoding DNA topoisomerase IV subunit B translates to MLEQNQYTEDNIRSLDWKEHIRMRPGMYIGKLGDGSSPDDGIYILLKEVLDNCIDEFVMGSGKTIEVTIKDRTVSVRDYGRGIPLGKVVDVVSKMNTGGKYDSKAFQKSVGLNGVGTKAVNALSNYFRVESVREDKQKAAEFSAGNLVLEEDVVETTKRKGTKVTFTPDETIFKNYKFRLEYVIKMVKNYCYLNNGLTIIFNGEKYYSENGLRDLLEETISEEDLEYPIIHLKEHDIEVALTHSKTQYSEEYHSFVNGQNTTQGGTHLAAYREAVVKTIREFYNKNFEASDVRKSIVSAISIKVMEPVFESQTKTKLGSTDMGSDDGTPAVSVRTFVNDFIKTKLDNYLHKNPTTAEALLRKILQAERERKELSGIRKLATDRAKKANLHNKKLRDCRAHLPDTKNPRNLESTLFITEGDSASGSITKSRDVNTQAVFSLRGKPLNSYGMTKKIVYENEEFNLLQAALDIEDGLEKLRYNNIVIATDADVDGMHIRLLLITFFLQFFPELIKEGHLYILQTPLFRVRNKKETIYCYSEEERKDAIEKLKPKPEITRFKGLGEISPDEFKNFIGDTIRLDPVMMDKHTSIEQLLSFYMGKNTPDRQEFIIKNLKVEIDELEEV, encoded by the coding sequence ATGCTAGAGCAAAATCAATATACCGAAGATAATATTCGTTCACTTGATTGGAAAGAACATATCCGTATGCGTCCGGGAATGTATATCGGAAAACTAGGAGACGGTTCTTCTCCAGATGATGGTATTTATATTCTATTAAAAGAGGTTTTAGATAACTGTATCGATGAGTTCGTAATGGGCTCTGGAAAAACTATCGAGGTAACGATAAAAGATAGAACGGTTTCGGTTCGTGATTACGGGCGTGGAATTCCGTTAGGGAAAGTGGTCGATGTAGTTTCGAAAATGAACACGGGAGGAAAGTATGATTCTAAAGCGTTCCAGAAATCAGTTGGTTTGAACGGTGTCGGAACGAAAGCTGTAAATGCACTTTCCAATTATTTCCGTGTAGAATCTGTTCGTGAAGACAAACAAAAAGCTGCCGAGTTTTCTGCTGGAAATTTGGTTTTAGAAGAAGATGTTGTTGAGACCACAAAACGTAAAGGAACAAAAGTAACTTTTACGCCAGACGAAACGATTTTCAAAAACTATAAATTCCGTTTAGAATATGTGATTAAAATGGTTAAAAACTATTGTTATTTGAACAATGGTTTGACTATTATTTTCAATGGAGAAAAATATTATTCAGAGAACGGACTTCGTGATTTATTAGAAGAAACTATCAGCGAAGAAGATTTAGAATACCCGATTATCCATTTAAAAGAGCATGATATCGAGGTTGCGCTTACACACAGTAAAACGCAGTACAGCGAAGAATATCATTCTTTTGTGAACGGTCAGAATACTACGCAGGGAGGAACGCACTTAGCGGCCTATCGTGAAGCCGTTGTAAAAACGATTCGTGAGTTTTACAATAAAAATTTCGAAGCATCAGATGTTCGTAAATCAATTGTGAGTGCGATTAGTATTAAAGTGATGGAACCTGTTTTTGAGTCTCAGACCAAAACAAAATTAGGTTCTACCGATATGGGTTCTGATGATGGAACACCAGCAGTTTCTGTTCGTACTTTCGTTAATGATTTTATCAAAACGAAACTGGATAATTATTTGCATAAAAATCCAACAACTGCTGAGGCTTTATTACGTAAAATTCTTCAGGCAGAACGTGAGCGTAAAGAATTATCAGGAATTAGAAAACTGGCGACAGATCGTGCTAAAAAAGCCAATCTTCACAATAAAAAATTAAGAGATTGCCGTGCGCATCTTCCAGATACCAAAAACCCAAGAAACTTAGAAAGCACGCTTTTTATTACCGAGGGAGATTCGGCTTCTGGATCGATTACAAAGTCGCGTGACGTAAACACACAAGCCGTTTTCAGTTTACGTGGTAAGCCTTTGAATTCATACGGAATGACTAAAAAGATTGTGTATGAAAACGAAGAATTCAATTTACTGCAAGCGGCATTGGATATTGAAGACGGATTAGAGAAATTACGTTACAATAATATTGTAATCGCAACCGATGCCGATGTCGACGGAATGCACATTCGTTTGCTTTTGATTACTTTCTTTTTACAGTTTTTCCCAGAATTAATCAAAGAAGGACATTTATATATTTTACAAACACCGCTTTTTAGGGTTCGTAACAAAAAAGAAACAATTTATTGTTATTCTGAAGAAGAAAGAAAAGACGCGATTGAAAAACTAAAACCAAAACCAGAAATCACGCGATTTAAAGGTTTGGGAGAGATTTCTCCAGATGAGTTTAAAAACTTTATTGGAGACACGATTCGTCTTGATCCGGTTATGATGGATAAACACACTTCGATTGAGCAGTTGTTATCTTTCTATATGGGGAAAAACACGCCGGATAGACAAGAGTTTATTATCAAGAATTTGAAGGTTGAGATTGATGAGTTGGAGGAGGTTTAA